In one Conger conger chromosome 5, fConCon1.1, whole genome shotgun sequence genomic region, the following are encoded:
- the LOC133128958 gene encoding E3 ubiquitin-protein ligase TRIM35-like, translating to MASGSPSLLEKELSCPVCSDIFRDPVVLSCSHSFCKACLQQYWDQKGSQECPLCRRRSSKEHPPLSLSLKNTCEVFLKERSQRAKAGSEVLCSLHSEKLKLFCLDDQIPICVICQTSKEHENHKMRPVQEAAEEYKVKLRTALAPLQEKLEAFNAVKLICDQTAEHIKSQAQHTERQIKMEFEKLQQFLKDEEAARITALREEEEQKSRMMKEKIEKMTEEISSLSEQIRALEQELGAEDVSFLQVRPVHSVSVGLSQCTLGDPETVSGALIDVAKHLDNLKYRVWEKMLGTVQYTPVTLDLNTAHPELSLSEDLTSVRCSDEGQQVPDNPERLDWGCVLGSEGFSSGRHCWDVEVGGEFWWVGVVKESFSRKGDADVSPAGVWSIGLCDGEYTATTSPRTDLTVQRDLQRVRVQLDWDREEVSFSDPSDNTPLYTFKHSFNERLFPFFFSVETLRISPVKVSVSVK from the exons atggcgtctggatctccttctctcctggaaaaggagctctcctgtcctgtgtgctctgacatcttcagggatcctgttgtcctgagttgcagtcacagcttctgtaaggcctgtctgcagcagtactgggatcagaagggatctcaggagtgcccactttgcaggagaagatcttcaAAGGAACATCCTCCCCTTAGCCTGTCTCTGAAGAATACCTGTGAGGtgttcttaaaggagagaagtcagagagctaaagcaggatctgaagtgctctgcagtctgcacagtgagaaactcaaactcttctgtttggaTGATCAAATACCCATCTGTGTTATCTGTCAAACTTCAAAAgaacatgaaaaccacaaaatgcgaccagttcaggaggctgcagaagagTATAAG gtgaaactcaggactgcactggctccactgcaggagaagctagaagcctttaatgcagtgaagctaatctgtgatcaaacagcagagcacatcaag agccaggcccagcacacagagagacagataaagatggagtttgagaaacttcagcagttcctaaaagatgaagaggcagccaggatcactgcactgagggaggaagaggagcagaagagtcggatgatgaaggagaagattgaaaagatgacagaagagatatcatccctttcagaacagatcagagccttagaacaggagctgggagctgaagacgtctcattcctgcaggtaagacctgttcactctgtgtctgtaggactct cccagtgcaccctgggggatccagagacggtctcaggagcgctgattgatgtggccaagcacctggacaatctgaagtacagagtgtgggagaagatgctggggactgttcaataca ctcctgtgactctggacctaaacacagcacatcctgaactctccctgtctgaggatctgaccagtgtgagatGTAGTGATGAGGgacagcaggttcctgataatccagagagacTTGATTGGGGttgtgtgctgggctctgagggattcagctcagggagacactgctgggatgtagaagtggggggtgagttctggtgggtgggtgtggttaaagagtccTTCAGCAGGAAAGGGGATGCGGATGTGAGCCCAGCAGGAGTGTGGAGTATTGGGCTGTGCGATGGGGAATACACAGCCACAACCTCCCCACGTACAGacctcactgtgcagagggacctccagagggtcagagtgcagctggactgggacagggaggaggtgtcattctctgaccccagtgacaacactcctctctacacttttaaacactccttcaatgagagactgtttcctttttttttttctgtggagaCTTTGCGGATCAGCCCAGTGAAGGTGTCTGTAAGTGTAAAATAG
- the LOC133128959 gene encoding cullin-3-B-like yields MVSSYSLGLEPLYVSKALQRAKMEVSEEGAKASVATVAAKQDESDPERKETRQKVDNDRKHEIEAPILRIRKSRKMMQHNVLVAEVTQQLRARFLPCPVVIKKRTEGLIEREYLARTPEDRKVYTYVA; encoded by the exons ATGGTTTCCTCCTATTCCCTGGGCTTAGAGCCACTGTATGTCTCCAAGGCTCTACAGAGAGCCAAGATGGAGGTCAGTGAAGAGGGAGCCAAAGCATCAGTTGCCACAG tagctgCTAAACAGGACGAGTCGGACCCCGAGAGGAAGGAGACACGTCAGAAGGTGGACAATGACCGGAAGCACGAGATAGAGGCGCCCATCCTCCGCATCAGGAAGTCCAGGAAGATGATGCAGCACAACGTTCTCGTAGCAGAG GTGACTCAGCAGCTGAGGGCCAGGTTCCTCCCCTGTCCCGTGGTCATTAAAAAGCGCACTGAAGGACTCATAGAGAGAGAATACTTGGCACGAACGCCCGAGGACCGCAAAGTATACACCTACGTAGCGTAA